One window from the genome of Rufibacter tibetensis encodes:
- a CDS encoding peptide MFS transporter: MDLTEPQIPEAPTSTGHPKQLYMLFFTEMWERFSFYGMKALLLAYMITELKFDEPKGYAILGSYAALVYTMPMFGGMMSDRYLGGRKAVMYGGILMTIGHLVLAVPQDWSFFYGMAFIICGNGFFKPNISSLVGTLYADNDPRKDSGFSIFYMGINIGAALGGLLCGYVGQQIDWHYGFGLAGLFMILGLVVFALGKKSLGDKGLPPNPADLKAPAFAGISKEVVIYVATLAIIPVIVALFNRYEIMDFIMFGLGALSILYILFIAFKMEAAARFKLFAALVLIVFSALFWAFYEQNAGSLNLFAMRNVDMHVGGVELPALAVNNFLPPAWVVILSFFFAWLWPALNRKGIEPNTPTKFGLSFVLVGLGFYVFYLGCRTSEGSGLIPLITFIAGYFFIICGEMCISPIGLSMITKLSPARIVAMMMGIWFFASAVGEFLASKIGALMSVPQNVVDNPVLSLPYYAQILNQIGLWSLGIGVVLILFSSVIRKWMGEVR, translated from the coding sequence ATGGATTTAACCGAACCTCAAATTCCGGAGGCACCTACCTCCACGGGACACCCTAAGCAGCTCTACATGCTCTTCTTCACTGAGATGTGGGAGCGCTTTTCTTTTTATGGCATGAAGGCCCTGTTGCTGGCCTACATGATCACTGAACTCAAGTTTGATGAACCCAAAGGCTATGCTATTCTAGGCTCTTACGCGGCGTTGGTGTACACCATGCCCATGTTCGGGGGCATGATGAGCGACCGCTATCTGGGTGGGCGCAAAGCCGTGATGTACGGTGGTATTCTCATGACCATTGGTCACCTGGTTTTGGCGGTTCCGCAGGACTGGAGCTTCTTTTACGGCATGGCCTTCATCATCTGCGGAAACGGCTTTTTCAAGCCCAATATCTCCAGCCTAGTTGGTACGCTCTACGCTGACAATGACCCACGCAAAGACAGCGGTTTCTCCATCTTCTACATGGGCATCAACATTGGCGCGGCGCTTGGTGGTTTGCTGTGCGGGTACGTAGGGCAGCAGATAGACTGGCACTACGGCTTCGGGTTGGCAGGTTTGTTCATGATCTTGGGCTTGGTTGTGTTTGCGCTGGGCAAGAAATCCTTGGGTGACAAAGGTCTTCCGCCCAACCCCGCTGATTTAAAAGCCCCGGCTTTTGCGGGCATCAGCAAAGAAGTGGTAATTTACGTGGCTACCCTGGCCATCATCCCCGTGATAGTGGCCTTGTTCAACCGCTATGAAATCATGGACTTCATCATGTTTGGACTGGGAGCGCTTTCCATTTTGTATATTCTGTTCATCGCCTTTAAGATGGAAGCAGCAGCCCGGTTCAAGCTGTTTGCGGCCTTGGTGCTGATCGTGTTTTCAGCGCTGTTTTGGGCATTTTATGAACAAAACGCCGGCTCTTTGAACCTGTTTGCCATGCGCAACGTGGACATGCACGTGGGAGGGGTAGAGCTTCCTGCACTGGCAGTGAACAACTTTTTGCCGCCGGCCTGGGTGGTCATCCTCAGCTTCTTTTTCGCCTGGTTATGGCCAGCTTTGAACCGGAAAGGCATTGAGCCCAACACCCCCACAAAATTCGGGTTGTCGTTTGTGCTGGTTGGGCTGGGCTTTTACGTGTTCTATTTGGGCTGCAGAACCAGCGAGGGTAGCGGCCTGATTCCGTTGATCACCTTTATTGCCGGGTACTTCTTCATCATCTGCGGCGAGATGTGTATTTCGCCCATCGGGTTGTCCATGATTACCAAACTGTCACCGGCCAGAATTGTAGCCATGATGATGGGGATCTGGTTTTTCGCAAGTGCGGTGGGGGAGTTTCTGGCCAGCAAGATTGGGGCACTTATGAGCGTTCCCCAGAACGTGGTAGACAATCCGGTGCTGTCGCTGCCGTACTATGCCCAGATTCTGAACCAGATTGGGTTGTGGTCGCTGGGTATAGGCGTGGTGCTGATCCTGTTCAGCAGCGTCATCAGGAAGTGGATGGGTGAAGTACGGTAG
- a CDS encoding DNA repair ATPase: MASTTPTSPSPETAPVQLEGGTYEILRNRLSKSGAELRGLLDNLNQERKEVFGAIETKLLATERVTTEHNCVPWDMVPVGELLLFGYNVHLGLKTEVELSDVFSVYTYEGHQFHHQPLDLINNVTFRDDFQKLYKYYKNTQFVKFAMQGVHLFMVFRVGKGVNDVKTFKWALQGGKLTYLDNRSDHEYTFPNQHDFAWKRVAREAHRKGKHPHISIEDKVFVEAIGGDLTIKVEDNTETGQGIYSEPVDDKDQTLDDSELYYALIGNLILIKIRPYRENNYRYLVYNAKLKEVRRIDAIQDCCVFLPENQGIIYAYGYYLHTGEFKSFDNGLQEMLFEKRIASPNGEDFLYVFYNKESGVYLLLSYNLITQKIESPIICHGYAIYENGELCYFRADEEPKKHHALQIWQTPYIGSNYTIPVTKESFLYKIGNKEIVRAMAECTEVLTLVHKEDSYDNLYLDLIKGTTDLLDSYHWLDKKETFELAQPLSAIRQTATAAVEEFEKVISIRKSTQAQVEQVLGIADALLSRLKMQSAGHINDYVKALADLRSVRGEVISLKELRYADVARIETYEAQLQSFSQDIANQTVEFLLKPDALVPYEQRVAEITTGIDKIAKVVEADATEKEISGVSAELEMLIEIVSNLKIEDATQTTRIVDAISTIYASFNKTKATLKRKRQELLSAEGQAEFNAQIKLISQSVINFLDVCDSPQKCDEYLTKLMVQLEELEGRFSEFDAFLEIIADKREEIYSAFESKKVALQEARNKRATTLQQAADRILKAVQSRLGKLTTVAEINGYFASDLMMEKVRTTVDELLAMGDTVKADSIQSRLKTLREDSVRQLKDKSELFVDGQNVLKFGTHHFTVNTQPLELSIVHRDDAMYYHLTGTNFFEKITDERFVSYRPVWEQSLISENGQVYRAEYLAFQILQAAQQARNTPPAEETSEGSLHLLTLDELHKLHAEELTAYVQKFMAVRFSEGYLKGVHDHDAALIVSALVRMFKTADLLRYTALDRAAARLFWAVFAKEGQKQLFHHQLKGVGAILQVFPETHQFDAIKLDLQHELQTFLQETRLLPEANAKAGGEYLFFELTRGDHFISSAQAAELVHDFHQYLTEKKAWSLFESSAKALEECQVERFELKQHWLKAFLTQASRTEDLEYVPEASVLLLLNELKPTQLVHANLRETLAGMQGSHPLLQEQQYPLHFHQFQQKLSYYEINVVSQYKAFHALKHQMTVVFEEELRLQEFKPRVMSSFVRNKLIDQVYLPLIGANLAKQMGTAGETKRTDLMGMLLLLSPPGYGKTTLMEYIANRLGIIFMKINGPAIGHQVTALDPTEAPNAAAREELEKLNLSFEMGDNVMIYLDDIQHCNPEFLQKFISLCDAQRKIEGVYKGRSRTYDFRGKKVCVVMAGNPYTETGDKFRIPDMLANRADIYNLGDIIGDTEVVFKLSYIENSLTSNAVLAKLSAKSQKDVYALVKLAETGNSEGMELEGNHTAAEISEYVTVLKKLLSIRDVILKVNLEYIRSAAQADEYRTEPPFKMQGSYRNMNKLAEKVMPIMNDQELHTLILSHYQSESQTLTTGAEANMLKFKQLIGVATPEENQRWEDIKIAFVRNNKLKGFGDGNQVGQVLAQMENISDGLAGIKQVLSEKKPEAKLVIGEN; encoded by the coding sequence ATGGCCTCCACTACTCCTACTTCACCATCTCCAGAAACAGCCCCCGTTCAACTGGAAGGTGGCACCTATGAAATCCTCCGGAACCGTTTGTCTAAGAGCGGCGCGGAACTGCGCGGCTTGCTGGACAATCTAAACCAAGAGCGAAAAGAAGTCTTCGGGGCAATTGAGACGAAGTTGCTGGCCACGGAGCGGGTGACAACGGAGCACAATTGCGTACCCTGGGACATGGTGCCGGTGGGAGAGCTGCTGCTTTTTGGGTACAACGTGCACCTGGGACTGAAGACCGAGGTAGAGCTGAGTGATGTGTTCAGCGTTTATACCTACGAAGGCCACCAGTTCCACCACCAGCCGCTGGACCTGATTAACAACGTCACCTTTCGGGACGATTTCCAGAAGCTTTACAAATACTATAAGAACACCCAGTTCGTGAAGTTTGCCATGCAGGGCGTACACCTGTTCATGGTGTTCCGGGTGGGCAAAGGCGTGAACGACGTCAAAACCTTTAAATGGGCGCTACAAGGTGGCAAACTAACGTACCTGGACAACCGCTCTGACCACGAATACACGTTCCCGAACCAGCATGATTTCGCTTGGAAACGCGTGGCTCGCGAGGCGCACCGCAAAGGCAAGCACCCGCACATTTCCATTGAAGACAAGGTGTTCGTGGAGGCCATCGGCGGGGATTTGACTATTAAAGTAGAGGACAATACTGAAACTGGCCAGGGCATTTACTCCGAGCCGGTAGACGACAAAGACCAGACGCTGGACGACTCGGAGCTGTACTACGCCCTCATCGGCAACCTCATCCTAATAAAGATAAGACCGTACCGCGAGAACAACTACCGCTACCTGGTCTATAACGCCAAGCTGAAGGAAGTGCGCCGCATAGACGCCATCCAGGATTGCTGCGTGTTCCTGCCCGAAAATCAAGGCATCATCTACGCTTACGGCTACTACCTGCACACCGGCGAGTTTAAGTCGTTTGACAACGGCCTACAGGAGATGCTATTTGAAAAACGCATCGCCTCTCCCAACGGCGAAGATTTCCTGTACGTCTTCTACAACAAGGAGAGCGGCGTGTACTTGCTCTTGAGCTACAACCTCATCACCCAGAAGATAGAAAGCCCCATCATCTGCCACGGTTACGCCATCTATGAGAACGGCGAGCTTTGTTATTTCAGAGCGGATGAGGAGCCTAAAAAACACCACGCCCTCCAGATCTGGCAAACGCCGTACATCGGCTCCAACTACACCATTCCGGTTACCAAAGAATCGTTCCTGTACAAAATAGGCAACAAAGAGATCGTGCGGGCCATGGCCGAGTGTACCGAGGTACTGACGCTGGTGCACAAAGAAGACTCCTACGACAACCTCTACCTGGACCTCATCAAAGGCACCACCGATTTGCTGGACAGCTACCACTGGCTGGATAAAAAGGAGACGTTTGAACTGGCGCAGCCCCTTTCGGCCATTCGCCAAACGGCCACCGCGGCGGTTGAGGAATTTGAGAAGGTCATCAGCATCAGAAAGAGCACACAGGCGCAGGTAGAGCAGGTGCTAGGCATAGCCGATGCCTTGCTCTCCAGACTCAAGATGCAGAGCGCCGGGCACATCAACGACTACGTGAAAGCTTTAGCCGATCTGCGTTCGGTGCGCGGTGAGGTGATTTCTTTGAAAGAACTGCGCTACGCCGATGTGGCCCGCATTGAAACCTATGAAGCCCAGCTGCAGAGTTTCAGTCAGGACATAGCCAACCAAACAGTGGAGTTCTTGCTAAAGCCTGATGCCCTGGTGCCGTATGAACAGCGGGTAGCGGAAATTACAACCGGTATTGACAAGATTGCCAAAGTGGTGGAGGCCGATGCTACGGAGAAAGAAATTTCAGGGGTGAGCGCGGAGCTGGAAATGCTGATTGAGATTGTGAGCAACCTCAAGATTGAAGACGCCACCCAGACCACGCGTATTGTAGACGCCATTTCCACCATCTACGCCTCGTTCAACAAAACCAAAGCCACGCTTAAACGCAAGCGGCAGGAGCTGTTGAGTGCCGAGGGCCAGGCCGAATTCAACGCCCAGATCAAACTCATCAGCCAGAGCGTTATCAACTTTTTGGACGTGTGCGACTCGCCCCAGAAATGCGACGAGTACCTCACTAAACTCATGGTGCAGCTGGAGGAACTGGAAGGCCGCTTCTCGGAGTTTGACGCCTTTTTGGAAATAATAGCCGATAAACGCGAGGAGATTTACTCGGCCTTCGAGAGCAAGAAAGTCGCGCTGCAGGAGGCCCGGAACAAACGCGCCACCACCCTGCAACAGGCCGCCGACCGCATCCTGAAAGCCGTGCAAAGCCGCCTCGGCAAGCTGACCACCGTGGCCGAAATCAACGGCTACTTCGCCTCCGATTTGATGATGGAGAAGGTGCGCACGACCGTGGACGAGCTCCTGGCCATGGGCGACACAGTGAAAGCCGATTCCATCCAGAGCCGCCTGAAAACGCTGCGCGAAGACTCCGTGCGCCAGCTCAAAGACAAGAGCGAACTGTTCGTGGACGGGCAGAACGTGCTCAAGTTCGGCACGCACCACTTCACCGTGAATACCCAGCCGCTGGAATTGAGCATTGTGCACCGTGACGACGCCATGTACTACCACCTCACCGGCACTAACTTCTTCGAGAAAATCACCGATGAGCGTTTTGTGAGCTACCGCCCTGTGTGGGAACAATCGCTCATCTCGGAGAATGGACAGGTGTACCGCGCCGAGTATTTGGCGTTCCAGATTCTACAAGCGGCACAGCAGGCGAGGAATACACCCCCCGCAGAGGAAACTTCGGAAGGAAGCCTGCACCTGTTGACCCTGGATGAACTGCACAAGCTCCACGCCGAGGAGCTGACCGCGTACGTGCAGAAGTTCATGGCCGTGCGCTTCAGCGAAGGCTACCTCAAAGGCGTGCACGACCATGACGCCGCCTTGATTGTGAGTGCCCTGGTACGTATGTTCAAGACTGCCGACTTACTCCGCTATACCGCTCTAGACCGCGCCGCCGCCCGCCTTTTCTGGGCTGTTTTCGCGAAAGAAGGCCAAAAACAGCTTTTCCATCATCAACTGAAAGGCGTGGGCGCCATCTTGCAGGTTTTCCCCGAGACGCACCAGTTCGATGCCATTAAACTGGACTTGCAGCACGAACTCCAGACCTTCCTGCAGGAGACCCGTTTGCTGCCCGAGGCCAATGCCAAAGCCGGCGGTGAGTACCTGTTCTTTGAACTCACCCGCGGCGACCATTTCATTTCCAGCGCGCAGGCGGCGGAACTGGTGCACGATTTCCACCAGTACCTCACCGAAAAGAAAGCGTGGAGTTTGTTTGAATCTTCGGCGAAGGCGCTGGAGGAATGCCAGGTAGAGCGGTTTGAGCTGAAGCAGCATTGGCTTAAGGCTTTTCTGACGCAAGCTAGTCGCACGGAGGATTTGGAATACGTGCCCGAAGCTTCGGTGCTGTTGCTGTTGAATGAATTGAAGCCAACCCAACTGGTGCACGCCAACCTGCGCGAAACACTAGCGGGCATGCAGGGCAGCCACCCGCTGTTACAGGAGCAGCAATACCCGTTGCATTTCCACCAGTTTCAGCAGAAACTAAGCTATTATGAAATCAATGTGGTGAGCCAGTACAAGGCCTTCCACGCACTTAAGCACCAGATGACCGTGGTGTTTGAGGAGGAACTGCGGTTGCAGGAATTTAAACCGAGGGTTATGTCGTCGTTTGTGCGGAATAAGCTGATTGACCAGGTGTACCTGCCGCTCATTGGAGCCAACTTAGCCAAGCAGATGGGCACGGCGGGCGAGACCAAACGTACTGACCTTATGGGCATGTTGCTGTTGTTGTCGCCGCCGGGTTATGGCAAGACCACGCTCATGGAGTACATCGCCAACCGGTTGGGCATCATCTTCATGAAAATCAACGGCCCCGCCATTGGGCACCAGGTCACGGCGCTGGATCCTACGGAGGCACCCAACGCCGCCGCCCGTGAGGAACTGGAGAAGCTGAACCTGTCCTTCGAGATGGGCGATAACGTGATGATTTACCTGGACGATATTCAGCACTGCAACCCCGAGTTCCTGCAAAAGTTCATCTCGCTCTGCGATGCCCAGCGCAAGATTGAGGGTGTGTACAAAGGCCGCAGCCGAACCTATGATTTCCGGGGCAAGAAAGTGTGCGTGGTCATGGCCGGAAACCCCTACACTGAAACCGGCGACAAGTTCCGCATCCCGGACATGCTCGCCAACCGCGCCGACATCTACAACCTGGGCGACATCATCGGCGACACCGAAGTCGTGTTCAAACTCAGCTACATTGAAAACTCCCTCACCTCCAACGCAGTGCTGGCGAAGCTCTCTGCGAAAAGCCAGAAAGACGTGTACGCGCTGGTGAAACTGGCCGAGACCGGCAACAGCGAAGGCATGGAACTGGAAGGTAACCACACCGCCGCCGAAATCAGCGAATACGTGACCGTGCTCAAAAAACTCCTGTCTATCCGCGACGTGATTCTGAAGGTGAACCTGGAGTACATCCGCTCCGCCGCCCAAGCCGACGAGTACCGCACCGAGCCTCCGTTCAAAATGCAGGGCTCCTACCGCAACATGAATAAGCTGGCCGAAAAGGTGATGCCCATCATGAACGACCAGGAACTGCACACGCTTATCCTGTCTCACTACCAATCAGAGTCCCAAACGCTCACTACCGGTGCCGAAGCCAACATGCTCAAGTTCAAGCAACTTATCGGCGTCGCCACCCCAGAAGAAAACCAGCGCTGGGAAGACATCAAAATCGCTTTCGTGCGCAACAACAAGCTCAAAGGCTTCGGCGATGGCAACCAGGTAGGGCAGGTGCTGGCGCAGATGGAGAATATCTCTGACGGCCTAGCCGGGATTAAGCAAGTACTTAGTGAGAAGAAGCCGGAGGCAAAGCTGGTTATAGGAGAGAATTAA
- a CDS encoding alpha/beta hydrolase: protein MKKLVVLLALACVATCSYSQSKPVELPLYEGKVPNEVPGPNQEKKEVRADKTVSITQVRKPTITVYLPVKEKANGTAVVICPGGGYAKLAASHEGYDVAQKFAEQGVAAFVVKYRLPEAAVTSQPEITPLQDAQQALYYVRKRAKEYNINPQRVGIMGFSAGGHLASTAGTHFTKPQIQNPENLSLRPDFLLLIYPVISSDPAVWHKGSFERLLGKEPTKEKLKAYSNDQQVTAQTPPTFLVHASDDGAVPPQNSILFYQALLQHKVPAELHIYQRGGHGFGLNNKTTKDYWFDRCLNWMASNQLLESAKQ from the coding sequence ATGAAAAAGCTAGTTGTCTTATTGGCGTTGGCCTGTGTTGCTACCTGCAGCTATAGCCAGTCCAAACCAGTGGAGCTACCCTTGTACGAAGGTAAAGTCCCCAATGAAGTACCCGGGCCTAACCAGGAAAAGAAAGAAGTACGCGCCGACAAAACGGTAAGTATTACGCAGGTGAGGAAACCTACCATCACCGTTTATCTGCCCGTTAAGGAGAAAGCGAATGGAACGGCCGTGGTGATTTGTCCGGGCGGCGGGTATGCCAAACTGGCCGCCAGCCATGAGGGCTATGATGTGGCCCAGAAATTTGCCGAGCAAGGCGTAGCCGCTTTTGTGGTAAAGTACCGTCTGCCAGAGGCCGCCGTTACTTCGCAACCTGAAATCACGCCTTTGCAGGATGCCCAGCAGGCGCTTTACTATGTGCGCAAGCGCGCAAAGGAGTACAACATTAACCCGCAGCGAGTAGGCATCATGGGCTTCTCGGCAGGCGGACATCTGGCTTCCACTGCCGGAACGCATTTTACTAAACCCCAAATTCAGAACCCTGAGAACCTCTCGCTTCGGCCCGATTTCCTGCTGTTGATTTACCCGGTCATCAGCAGTGACCCTGCCGTTTGGCACAAAGGTTCATTTGAGCGGCTTTTGGGAAAAGAGCCTACAAAGGAAAAACTGAAGGCCTATTCCAATGACCAGCAGGTGACGGCGCAAACCCCGCCTACCTTCCTGGTGCATGCCTCAGATGACGGCGCCGTGCCTCCGCAGAACAGTATATTGTTCTACCAGGCGCTGCTCCAGCATAAAGTCCCGGCCGAATTGCACATTTACCAACGGGGCGGCCACGGCTTCGGGTTGAACAACAAAACCACCAAAGATTATTGGTTTGACCGTTGCCTGAACTGGATGGCCAGCAACCAGCTTTTGGAGTCAGCAAAGCAATAA
- a CDS encoding OB-fold-containig protein, with protein sequence MEQLLQASLSSANVFASGLLLLVLLYWVTVILGILEISTLDVDLDLEVDGDGLSSLQGFDAVLAFFHLGRVPLMIVLSFFALPYWALSVGVNHALGTQSTWVGLALMLPIMVVSLFISRFLTLPFVKLFAAMEKGEAPNTAFIGQMCTILLPANNAQIGQAAVKTKGSPVLLNVKTPHPQLVQKGETALVIEYLPETNLYVIEPYQL encoded by the coding sequence ATGGAACAACTTCTACAAGCCTCCTTATCCAGCGCCAACGTATTTGCCAGCGGTTTGCTTCTTCTCGTTTTGCTGTATTGGGTAACGGTTATCCTAGGCATATTAGAAATCAGCACGTTAGACGTGGACCTTGATCTGGAGGTAGACGGTGACGGACTTTCCTCCTTGCAGGGGTTTGATGCAGTATTAGCCTTCTTCCACCTGGGGCGGGTGCCGCTCATGATCGTACTTTCCTTCTTCGCTTTGCCTTACTGGGCTTTGTCGGTGGGGGTGAACCATGCGCTGGGCACGCAGTCAACCTGGGTGGGACTGGCGCTTATGCTTCCGATCATGGTCGTCTCTCTTTTCATCTCCAGGTTCCTGACCCTGCCCTTCGTGAAACTCTTTGCGGCCATGGAGAAGGGGGAGGCGCCAAATACCGCCTTTATCGGGCAGATGTGTACCATTCTTCTGCCGGCCAATAATGCCCAAATAGGGCAGGCAGCAGTGAAAACCAAGGGTTCCCCGGTGCTCCTGAACGTGAAAACCCCTCACCCCCAACTGGTGCAGAAAGGCGAAACCGCCCTGGTGATTGAGTACCTGCCAGAAACCAATCTCTATGTGATTGAACCTTATCAGCTTTAA
- a CDS encoding flotillin family protein: MFQSLTLASTLMLALIAFGVFVVIIKMYRKAIQGEAMVRTGMGDTKVSFSGIFVVPIIHKLEVMDITLKTIVIARTGAEGLICKDNLRADIKVNFFLRVNKTQEDVVQVAQSIGCKRASDPGALEGLFDAKFSEALKTVGKHFDFVELYQSRDDFKRQILQTIGTDLNGYVLDDCAIDYLEQTPLTQLNENNILDAEGIKKIIDLTARQKVQANLIEREREKTIKKQNVEAQETILELEKQLAENEEKQRREIATIKSREAAEIEKVRQEQRMISERARIATDEEVQISEQNRDRQVLVAERSKQRTDAVETVRVEQAKLLEENEKERIVALAQIEKEKAIEEERKNIQGIIRERITVEKAVVEEEEKIKDTKAFAEAERLKSVAITTATMVAEEALVKEIKGAEAARQASEFRAQQLLIDAEAEKTSSVNRAQAIKVMAEAEATQAAAKGLSEAQVMEAKAAARQKEGEAEANVTERQAVATAKATRVNAEAQAEADEKLGLVAAKITQEKGLADASIIANMAAAEEKRGLAEARVSGEKFTVEAKGIEEKADAMKKLDGVGKEHEEFKLRLEKDKAIELAQIDIQKDIAASQAAVLSEALKAAKIDIVGGETMFFDQIVGSITKGKQVDRLVTNSEVLGTVKDAFFQKDSNGHIDFKSNLQRFINQFNMNSEDVRNLSVSALLLKMMQQKTLDEATANTLRELTSTASALGLGDKPVYTLN; encoded by the coding sequence ATGTTTCAATCTCTTACTCTCGCATCTACCCTCATGTTGGCGCTTATTGCCTTCGGGGTGTTTGTGGTCATCATTAAGATGTACCGCAAAGCCATTCAGGGCGAGGCCATGGTACGTACCGGCATGGGCGATACCAAAGTCTCTTTCTCCGGCATCTTCGTGGTGCCCATCATCCACAAGCTGGAGGTCATGGACATCACGTTGAAAACCATCGTGATTGCTCGTACGGGGGCCGAGGGTTTGATTTGTAAAGACAACCTGCGCGCCGATATCAAGGTGAACTTCTTTCTGCGCGTAAACAAAACCCAGGAAGACGTAGTGCAGGTGGCACAGTCCATTGGATGTAAGCGGGCCTCAGACCCGGGAGCGCTGGAAGGCCTTTTCGACGCGAAATTCTCAGAAGCCCTGAAGACCGTGGGCAAGCACTTTGATTTTGTGGAACTGTACCAAAGCCGCGACGATTTTAAGCGCCAGATTCTGCAAACCATCGGTACCGACCTCAACGGCTACGTGTTGGACGACTGCGCCATTGATTACCTGGAGCAGACGCCGCTAACGCAACTGAACGAAAACAACATTCTGGACGCCGAAGGTATCAAGAAGATCATTGACCTCACCGCCCGCCAGAAAGTACAAGCCAACCTCATAGAGCGTGAGCGTGAGAAAACCATCAAAAAGCAGAACGTAGAGGCTCAGGAGACTATTCTGGAGCTGGAAAAGCAGCTGGCAGAAAACGAAGAAAAACAACGCCGCGAGATTGCTACCATTAAATCAAGGGAAGCCGCCGAGATTGAGAAAGTGCGGCAGGAGCAGCGTATGATTTCAGAGCGCGCCCGCATTGCTACCGACGAGGAAGTTCAGATCTCTGAACAGAACCGCGACCGGCAGGTACTGGTAGCTGAGCGCAGCAAACAGCGCACCGATGCCGTGGAAACCGTGCGCGTAGAGCAAGCCAAGTTGCTGGAAGAAAACGAGAAAGAGCGCATTGTGGCCTTGGCCCAGATTGAGAAGGAGAAAGCCATAGAAGAAGAGCGCAAGAATATTCAAGGCATTATCCGGGAGCGGATTACCGTGGAAAAAGCCGTGGTGGAAGAGGAAGAAAAAATCAAAGACACTAAAGCTTTTGCTGAGGCCGAGCGTCTGAAATCAGTCGCCATTACTACCGCCACCATGGTCGCTGAAGAAGCCTTGGTGAAAGAGATCAAAGGCGCCGAAGCTGCCCGCCAAGCCTCTGAGTTCCGGGCCCAGCAACTATTGATTGACGCCGAAGCTGAGAAAACCTCGTCGGTGAACCGGGCACAAGCCATCAAAGTAATGGCCGAAGCCGAAGCCACGCAAGCCGCCGCCAAAGGGCTTTCTGAGGCCCAGGTGATGGAAGCCAAAGCCGCCGCCCGTCAGAAAGAAGGAGAAGCCGAAGCGAACGTAACCGAGCGCCAGGCCGTGGCCACTGCCAAAGCCACCCGCGTCAACGCTGAAGCCCAGGCCGAAGCCGACGAAAAATTAGGATTAGTCGCTGCCAAAATCACCCAAGAGAAAGGCCTGGCTGATGCCTCTATCATCGCCAACATGGCGGCCGCCGAAGAGAAACGTGGTTTAGCGGAGGCAAGAGTAAGCGGAGAGAAGTTCACCGTGGAAGCTAAAGGCATTGAAGAGAAAGCCGATGCCATGAAAAAACTGGATGGCGTGGGCAAAGAACACGAAGAATTCAAACTTCGCCTGGAGAAAGACAAAGCCATTGAACTGGCCCAGATTGACATCCAGAAAGACATTGCCGCGTCACAGGCTGCCGTACTGTCTGAAGCTCTCAAAGCTGCCAAAATTGACATAGTAGGCGGCGAGACCATGTTCTTTGATCAGATTGTAGGTTCCATCACCAAAGGCAAACAAGTAGACCGCTTGGTTACCAACAGCGAAGTGCTGGGTACCGTGAAAGATGCCTTTTTCCAGAAAGACAGCAACGGCCACATTGACTTCAAATCAAATTTGCAACGCTTCATTAACCAGTTCAACATGAACTCAGAGGATGTGCGCAACCTGAGCGTTTCGGCCCTGCTTTTGAAAATGATGCAGCAAAAGACCCTGGATGAAGCTACTGCCAACACCCTCCGGGAGTTAACCTCTACTGCCTCTGCCTTAGGGCTGGGGGATAAGCCGGTCTACACCTTAAACTAA
- a CDS encoding DinB family protein produces MELNQKLLRQFEQEAANTRKMLERVPDEHFDWKPHAKSMSLKTLAAHVAELPGLFIAAVLKTEEVDMSPQSYKPFAGTTHQELMDHFEENYQKAVKALNDTNVVEIGKTWTLRSNGNVIVSMPKQVVIRNLAMNHLIHHRGQLSVYLRLLDVPVPGMYGPTADEQFVS; encoded by the coding sequence ATGGAGTTAAACCAAAAGCTATTGCGCCAATTTGAACAAGAGGCAGCCAATACCCGCAAGATGTTGGAAAGAGTGCCCGATGAACATTTTGACTGGAAACCGCACGCTAAAAGTATGTCTCTGAAAACCCTGGCGGCCCACGTGGCCGAATTGCCAGGGTTGTTCATTGCCGCAGTGTTGAAAACGGAGGAGGTGGATATGAGTCCACAGAGCTATAAACCGTTTGCTGGTACCACGCACCAGGAGTTAATGGACCATTTTGAGGAAAACTACCAGAAAGCTGTCAAGGCTCTGAATGACACTAATGTGGTGGAGATAGGCAAAACCTGGACATTGCGCAGCAACGGAAATGTGATTGTCTCTATGCCTAAGCAGGTAGTCATCCGGAACCTGGCCATGAACCACCTCATCCACCACCGAGGGCAATTGAGTGTGTACCTGCGCCTGTTGGATGTACCGGTGCCCGGCATGTATGGTCCCACCGCCGATGAGCAGTTTGTTAGTTAA